Genomic DNA from Lactuca sativa cultivar Salinas chromosome 8, Lsat_Salinas_v11, whole genome shotgun sequence:
GATGTCTTTGAAGTAGAGGGATGTTTTCATTTAAAAAAGATTTCTTTTTAACGAACAACATTTCTCTACATCAGATATGAAGTAAAGATTTTGTATGTTCAATGGAGATAATCTTTCTAAGTAATGGTGGAAGTGTTCTTGGAGTCCGCTACAATCTGTATGAAAATCTAGCTACGAATATGAAGAACAAGAATCTTGGAAAATGGGGAACATGATATTTGAGACTtgtgaattatttgttattgaaGATTTTATCATGTTTGATGTTATTCTATGATGGGTGATTAGAATTTGATTTTCTAGATggatatttttatgtttatattttttatgaacaGTTTTGTATATTTGTTAGGAACAATGTTGTTGTATATGGTTATATGTAATGAGTTCTATAGTAGAACTTTGCTGTTATTTATATGTAATCATATTTTTGATCACTGATGATTAAACAAAACATATGAAGTGGTATTACATAATCCTTTATGATTATACCGATGAATATTGTATACGGTTATACATAATGAGTTTTATAGTAGAACTTAGATGTTATTTAtatgtaatcataaatgattgcATGTATTGAATAACAATTAACAGATtacataattatttttatttgtataatcataaatgattatgtaaTACCACTTCATATGTTTGTTTAATCATAAGTGATTATATCCTTTTGTAATCATAAAAGACATAAAGTTAGATAGAATAAGGTTTAAGATAGAAAAATTCAAGAAAACTGATTTGTTGTATTACTAATAAAATCAAAGAAAGAATTATCAAAGTAAATTCTGTTTTATAAACAGAGTAAAGTGTACCAAACAAAAAGTATATTATTTAGAAAAAATCATGAATTATTAATTACTGATTAAACTAGTAATTATCTATGTAGCTTTTGATGATTGTTTTGCTGTAAGTTTTATTGGGCATGTACACAAGTTATGAGGAGCCCTTTCTCCACATCCTGAGCATCTTCTTGTTTGCTTGTttgaatttttatatgttatttctGTTGCACTTTGAATTCTATTTTTCTTTCCACTTCCTTTATtgctttgaacatttggaacattGATGTCAATGTCTTTTGAAATAGAAATGCCCATAAGTTTTCCTACCTCTTCAAGATTTGTCCTATTTTTCTGCAATTCATTTGTAAGATCGTTTTTTGTATTCCTTCAGCATGCTTTATgttttcttaacaaacaaattcgttttgtctttatttttttCTTACATATTCTAAACATGCTTCAAAGTTATAGTATGCTTGATTGATAGGTTAATTTCACTGCCTCCTGTATCATATACATGCCTACCAAAGTGATAATGCCATAATATCACATCCTTTCTCCAACGATTCCCAAAGTATTGTTCAAGTATTTCCTTAATTCAATGTTTCATGAGTATGTTGAATGCATGTCAGCACAAAGTCTCAAAGCGGTTGAAGTGTTCACAAgtacattttacatccatttatTGGAAGTTTTATTTCTACTtgttcaaaataaaattaaagaatTAAGTGTTTTATAATCATAACTGAAAATTGTTGCATATTACGTTTTGAttcatcaaaatttaaaatatgaatatattacATCAAATTCTGTTTTTAGATCACTGTTTTTGTTAAGTTGTTCCACTTTGTATAACTCCCATCCGTTTTTTGTTCCAATATGTTTGTATTGGCAGTATCAGAAACCTTTGTAGATTTCTTTATGTACttcataaaacaatgtacttgtatAAACTTTTGCAACATGTTTTTTCTATTGGTCGCGgtgaaataaatttatatattgccTTCTTTGTTAGATGATCAAGCTCCTTTTGTgtatttctttgtttttgaattgATGTGTCATAGTTCATCATGAAATGTAAAAGTAGATTTCCAAATTGCgagtaagtgttgaagaaggaattCATGCTTTCTGATCTTGAAGTGGTTTTCATCAATGCAGACATTCTAGTGTCACTAAAGTATGCATGTATCCATTTGTCATGTAATTCAAACATATCATTGAACCATCTTTTATCTTCTAGGTTGAATTCATTAATAATCAACTCCCACTTCTTCTCAAATTCATCAGGTTTGATATGCATGTTCCATACTAGCTTGTTAAATCTTTTCTTAAAGTCTTTGTTTTTAAGTAAATCGTCAGTAACCTATGAATGAACAATTTTACTTATATAAGTGTAAATTATAGATTTATTTGGATATATCATAcatgagtaatcatatatgattatgtacTGTAATGTAGGATTAATCATGTATGATTATACAATATGATATCTGATAATTCATATAATTATAATCATATacgattaatcatatatgattaatcatatatgattaattgtTCTAATAATATGAATTATCATATATCAtactatataatcatatatgattatatactgTATTATTATATATCATACTATATAATCATATATCATTAATCATACATGATTATATAGTATGATATCTGCTAATTCATATTATTAGAATacataatcatatataattaatcatatatgattatacagtaTGATATTTGATAATTCATATTATTACATATATTATTATACAGTATGATATCTGATAATTCATATTTTTAGAatacttaatcatatatgattatacagtaCGATATCTGATAATTCATATTATTAGAatacttaatcatatatgattatatagttttatttttattatacatTTGCTTGTAGTTTTCTCATTATATGCCACATGCATAGTCTGTGTCTTGAATTTGGTAAGACGGATTCCACTGCTTGTTTTATTGTTGGATCTTGATCAGTTAGAATAACTTTTGGTGCTTTCCCTTTATGAGCACTAAGAAAAGCATTAATTAGCCATTCATACGACTCAGTTGTTTCTCTACTCAACAACCCAGCGCCAACAGTAACTGATTTCTTGTGGTGGTCAACTGTTGTGAATAGAACAAATACCATTTTATAcctatataaagaaaatatatttagtacaatcatatttgattaataGTATGTTTAAATTtaattgtatattttttttattttaatcataAATGTATAAATTTTGTAAAGTATATACATTAACTTACTTGTTTGTTCTAAAAGTTACATCAAAAGATATAACTTCTCTAAACTCTGCATAAAAAGCCTTTTCTCTTTCATCTGCCCAAAACATAACAGCCAACATATCTCCATCACGTAGGAACTCAAATGAATAATTTGGGTAATGATCTCTACGATCATTCATTTTGTTTATCATTATTTGAGCATCCTTGTAACATAAGATTATATTTACTCCTCTCCTCAAGTTTTTGTAGTCTGTTACCTTCACCCTAACATATTCATATCCTCCTTTCAAAACTGCTCTTATTTTGTGAGCCATTGTTGGACCCATTTTAGCTTTTGATGCATGTACTACAAACTCTTTTTCAAAATATGACATCTTTCTTGCCTTTTTCGTATAAGGTCTTTCCTCAATACTTTCCAGTGGGTGGTTGTgcaattcaaaaaatttcttaactTTG
This window encodes:
- the LOC128127723 gene encoding protein FAR1-RELATED SEQUENCE 5-like gives rise to the protein MSNSKEIYESITTKTIVAEINLSCNDEQIDSISLTSEDLQNTIRIEAESSNSTNESYCSNIIEESEYKPDVPTEFVPVVNSVFKSLNLAVKMYNDYAEMSDYKVKKFFELHNHPLESIEERPYTKKARKMSYFEKEFVVHASKAKMGPTMAHKIRAVLKGGYEYVRVKVTDYKNLRRGVNIILCYKDAQIMINKMNDRRDHYPNYSFEFLRDGDMLAVMFWADEREKAFYAEFREVISFDVTFRTNKYKMVFVLFTTVDHHKKSVTVGAGLLSRETTESYEWLINAFLSAHKGKAPKVILTDQDPTIKQAVESVLPNSRHRLCMWHIMRKLQANVTDDLLKNKDFKKRFNKLVWNMHIKPDEFEKKWELIINEFNLEDKRWFNDMFELHDKWIHAYFSDTRMSALMKTTSRSESMNSFFNTYSQFGNLLLHFMMNYDTSIQKQRNTQKELDHLTKKKNRTNLEEVGKLMGISISKDIDINVPNVQSNKGSGKKNRIQSATEITYKNSNKQTRRCSGCGERAPHNLCTCPIKLTAKQSSKAT